The DNA region GGACTATCCAAATTGAGGAGCTCAAGATTGATAGGAATGAGATGATTGCTGTGAACTGTATGTACCGGTTTAAGAACCTACATGATGAGACAGTTGAAGAAACCAATCCCCGGAATGCGGTTTTGAATTTAATCAGGAGGATGAATCCCAATATTTTTGTCCATTCTATTGTTAATGGAGCCTACAATGCCCCCTTCTTTGTCACACGGTTCCGAGAAGCACTCTACCACTTCTCTACATTGTATGATATATTTGATGTTACTTTACCCCGTGAGAACCAACAGAGGTTGTTGTTTGAGAGAGAGTTCCTTGGGAGGGAGGCTATGAATGTTTTAGCATGTGAGGGCCTAGAGAGGGTTGAGAGGCCTGAGAGTTGCAAGCAATGGCAGCTCCGGACTATAAGGGCTGGTTTCAGGCTGCTCCCATTGGATCAAGAGCTGATGACCATATTCAGGTCTAAGATGAAGGAATGGTACCACAAGGATTTTGTACTTGATGAAGACAACCACTGGATGCTTCAGGGATGGAAGGGCCGTATTGTCTATGCTTCCTCTTGTTGGGTGCCGAATTAGGATCCTTGTGCAGGATGTTTGTGAAAACCTATAATTGAGGGCGTCGCCGGGAAGGATACCTTAGGTACTCaattttcaatgtttttctctcttttaaacGTGTCTATGTATGCTTTATCTTCTTGAATTTTCTAATTGTGTTTTTATAATGTGATGATTCTGCTTAGGGATCTCAATTCTGTGGGTATCATGCTCCAGATTGCGAAGGTAAAGCGGCCTTTTTTGGGAAGAAGCATAGGGAATTTTCTTGATTATATTCACTCACTCGTCATCAGATGTTTGTTACATTATCTTGACTCTTCCATGTGGATGATGGTTGAAGACTTGTTGATCATGTAAATGTAGATGGTGGTAGAATTATGAATAGGATAAAGACTTGGAATAAACTGCAAAGCCTGTCTACTGACTTGCTTGTTGGGACTTTTGTAGTAAAATCTGTTTGTTTCTTAGATGGTAAGGAGGGTTCTGCCCTTCTTCTTTGTACATTTTTCAATGAGCAGGAACTTGTATGTTTGTTTTATCAGATGTActaaaagatggaaaaatttcAGAATTTCGTGATATTGCTCTTCTCTTCTGGTTTGTTCATCATTTCGTTGCGTACTTTAAAATTCTTAGGGAGCATGGCCTCCTTTAAATATGAGTTTGGGAAAATAATGCTATGGATGCCTTTATTAAAACTCACTAGTCTTTAAATAGACTTTTACTTGCAATGAGATAAGATAAATGACATCTAATGATAATCCTAGTAATAATGATAAAACTTGGACAAAATTTAGAAtgataaaactaatttaaaaacattcaaACGAATCCTTATTAATTATTGAAATCTTATTCTAACACAACTACTAAGCCTATCTCACTCTAAATATGTTGCGATCCCAAGTGTGTTATACCGCTTAAATACAATCTTTTAACCGTATGTATATATGTTGTTCGTCACCCTCTCTTTACAAGCCAACTTTTAATTACGAgttatatctaatgtttgtatCATTTATGTCTATGAACATAatattaagtcattgaatactAATAAATAAGTGGAgccattaaaagaaaaatgatcatTATTGAGTTGGTGCCAATACAGTGGGCAACCATAGAGATGTCAACTGCAGAGTGTCCCACATGTGCATATAAGCTCTTGGGAATTATTATCTTGCAAaccaatttttaattataaattttaccTAAAGTTTATATCAAAATCATCTGTAACAAGTTTTTACTTCAAGTGATTTATATGCAGTCACCTTTGAATTGAGTGGTAAAAGGTTGTTTACCCCACTGCTCACTCCCTCACGAAACTTATACCACTCATGTTTTTGTTAATATAACTAGCTTATAACCTGCGCTACGCgcgagattcttcattataatttaattttaaaatttaaatacatcatttttcattataagttaaaaagaggTATACAAATATATCTCacctctttaaataaataaaaaaataataaataaatctttgttcctataagtatatatgatttaaaatgaatagtataaagaaaaaaaaatagcaagaagaatacatggattataatatagttaacacaaataattttttttactcatttATTGATGAAAAGATCGCAAACAAACGCTTttacaaacagaacaaaaagttctgaagcaaatcatagccTAAGCTATGAGGTTGCAGACATCAAAGATACATACATTATAAATCTAACATTCAAGACCTATCAATGACATtaacatccgctaacccatgactagtCTTCAGTTTTAACAATAGATCTGCTCCAGACATACTCAATCCCATGTATAGGTAGTTCTTATTCCTCGGCCCTGAGAGCAGAAAACCCCCATGCTGAAACCCATCATCCTTGACCCGATAGGTTCACATCCAAAACCCAAGGGTCTAGACCAAAAGTGAATACCCCACAGATCATCAAGCGGGTAGATTAAGAGAGAGGACaaggccttattacaagcaacaaaaacatgaacaaaaaaccacaagaaaatagaaaaaacaagcACGAAACAAACAGGGAAAAACAGGAAAAGAAATACTAgggaaaaagagacaaaaaaccacaaaaacagaAATCGATGCCAAAAGAAAACAGGCCTTAGAGCAAGGCTGCCAGAAAGCGACGCAAGGAGGCTCTTTCTTGATTATAATCACTCACTCGTCATCAGATGTTTGTTACATTATCTTGACTCTTCCATGTGGATGATGGTTGAAGACTTGTTGATCATGCAAATGTAGATGGTGGTAGAATTATGGATAGGATAAAGATTTGGAATAAACTGCAAACCCTGTTGAAGACGCTGTGTAATGGCCCTAAGCCTGTCTACTGACTTGCTAGTTGGGACTTTTGCAGTAAAATCTGTTTGTTTCTTAGATGGTAAGGAGGGCTTTGCCCTTCTTATTTGTACATTTTTCGATGAGCAGGAActtgtgtgtttgttttatcaGATGTACTAAAAGATAGAAAAATTTCAGAATTTCGTTTCATATTTTGGCGTGCATGGTACCCTCCCACCCCCAAATActattcttctcatttttttaaataattaattttaaaaaaattttactttttatatcacatcatttactttttatattacattatttatcttttgatactattcaaataaaaaaatcactacaagataaaacttttttactttttaactttCGTATACCAAACAACGCCAATCCCACTCATGGTTTACTTCAAATGAGAGTTGGAAGTTTCTACCCCCTTTATTCACCTTGGGACACACTTTTTGGTTTGCAAATGGATTTCTTGCTATGTGCATGGTCTAGGGCTATTATCGAGTTAGTGCTAATATCGTGGGCCACCGTGGATGTTGACTGCGAAGCATAGTGGTATATTACGATTCAAAGTGTCTCACATGTGCATATAAGCTCTTGGGTATTATTCTCTTGcaaatcaattttcaattataaattttaCCTAATGTTACGATCTATAGTATTGAACGACCGTATTTGTTTTGTAGAAAAGGATTAGTAGTTAATACCTACCAAACGACCAGTCCCCACTAATTGACCGCCGTTGCTAGTTACTTCCCTTTTTCCAAAAGAGTAAAGCTAAAAtcgtattttcattttataattattttacgaTACTATTAGGATATTTCTAACTAATCTCTCAATCAACTTAAataattttgagataaaaatgtaatttctattattacttttttaaaaaaagctaaaaGCCCGGTCAATGACACATCGGGTCGCGATTCTATATTTGGAGCTTTTTTCTTTCGAGATCATTTGTGGTTGtggtattaattaaataatggtTAAAGGATTTTGCTGTCTCGGCATGGGATTGAGGAGTTGAAATCTTGTCTAGTACTTTTTATTTGGGCCATTTAACTTAAATGAATTTTTCAAATCAGGACAATAcataatgaaaagaaataaagtatAACTTGTTTGACCACATTCAAACTGACCATTGAAAGGGGTGATTCGGTCCTGCAAATCAATAATATAACTGATATAAGGAGGATCAGAGTCTTCCTAGAATCCTTCCAAATATGacatgtcttttaaaattactattgaatttgagacgatcattattgaattttgatatattcGTGATTTTAAATATCACATCATATTTGGAATGACATAAAGAGGACTGTAGtccttcttatatcattactccaaAATGATGATAGAATTTTGGCTGTATTGATTAtaaatgttaaatcaccaattatcttaaaagcttaactTAGTATTAGACTCAAAAGTTCCGAGTTCGAACTTTGTCTTTGTCAATTcaactcttatttaaattaaatgtttcACATGTTAAGCATTgtctaataaaaataaaaaaaataaaaaacttcacTGAAGGCCCCCGaactttcacttgttttgaaatacctcttaaacttcaaaatctctcaatttagtctcttgaactttcaattgctcttaatttggACCATTCCGTCAGATTTAACTGTTAACTTTTAACGGCAAAccctaaaaagactaaaatacccctaattttcttttcacaaaaaaaaaaaaNNNNNNNNNNNNNNNNNNNNNNNNNNNNNNNNNNNNNNNNNNNNNNNNNNNNNNNNNNNNNNNNNNNNNNNNNNNNNNNNNNNNNNNNNNNNNNNNNNNNGATTTACTTGCCAAAGGTATTATTCGTAAAAGTAAATTTCCTTAGTCCTATGCTAccttttatgttatgaaaaattttgaagtcGAAAAGGGGACCCCTAGGCTTCTAAtcaattacaaatcactcaatgATATACTAGAATGGATCAAATACCCCATTCCAAATGTTCCATAAGTCttgattaataaatttttaaaaggtGGGTGAGAGGCTTTAACggtggttatatatatatatatatatatattgttcttgAGCCGCACGGAATGATTCAGAAAGGGGGTAGACGGGTAGTTGAGTGAGGCCTTTAGGAGTCAAAACATTTGAGATTGTACGGTACTAGAAGACAGACCAATAAGGGAGGGAATCGAATCACGCAGCCACGTGAGAAGGCAGATCACCATTGTTCTCCGGAGTCTTCACTCCCTCTTCAGTCTTCAGTCTTCACCCCCACCGTTCTTCGAAACTTCCTGAATGTCAGCTGAAGTCATTCGGATCAATGTATATGGACCATATGGTCATTATTtcttcttaatattttatttcttattattttatctattaatttaatttaaacataATAATTGAGAGTTTCAACAACGTAGGATAAAGTATTGAAAACTACTCCTGGGAATTGTTTATAAAAGGCAAGCCGTGCGCATACGGAAGGTGAGAATTGCCTCCGACAGAGCTGAGTGCCCCTTTCAGTTCTCTCATCACTTTCGGTTTCACAGCTgataattatttgttatttctcAGGTAAACGTGCTTGTTTCTCGCTGAGAATTCGACGGATATCTGAGGTGCTTCAACtataaactttttcttttccttttccttttatcATTTGCTTGTTCACATCTATGTTATAGATATATACTGGTCTTTGATCTGGTTTGGGTAGTTTCATGTTTATTTGGTCTGGTATTCGATTTCTTGGTTTGATACTATAAATAGCCATGGATCCTACGTTTTCTGGGTTGCCTGATTTCATAAACAATGTCTTGGTTGATGATGACCCTGCCTTTTCACCCAATTCCAATCAATACCCAGATCTTTTAAACGAGTACACATTCAATTTACCCTCCCCTGATTTTAGCTTCCTTGAAAATTCTCTGCTTTCACCTGACCTGGGTCACACTGATTTCGCGCCGCCGATAACTGTGGACCCAGCAGCAGAGCCATATGCTCCGTCCGCTGGCGATAGCATGAGCACACCGTCTGTGGGTACGAGTCCAGAGTTATACTCGTCCTCGGACGACAGTGAGTTCTCGGAAACGGTTCTCAAGTACATAGGCCAGATACTTACGGAAGATAACATAGAGGATAAGCCCTGCCTGTTTTACGACCCTTTGGGTCTCCAAGTCACCGAGAAATCGTTCTATGATGCTCTCGGTCAGAAATACCCTCCTTCCCCCAATCTACACCAAGAAGAACCAACTTATACGAATCTCAACTTGGGGAGCCCTGGTGATGTTTTTTCTGCAAGCAGTGGTGGTGATTATGGTACTAATAGTAGTTCTAGCGCTAGCAATAGCATTGATCCTCAGTGGGTCAGTGATGTTGGGGAGTACAAGTCGTCTTTTTCCCAAGTTGTTGTTCCTGGTGACTATGTTTTCCAGCCCAATTTGCAGCCCGCCAATGGATCACAGTTTTTAGCCAATCAGTCGAACAGTGTGACTAACGTCGGTGATGACATGGAGCTTTTGGCTCAGAACATTTTTAGTGATAGTGAATCTGTGTTGCAATTTAGGAGAGGGTTAGAGGAAGCTAGTAAGTTCCTTCCCAGGGGTAATCAGTTGGTTGTTGATTTGGGGACTAGCACGGTGTCACCCGAGTTGAAGGGAGAGGATCAAAAGGTGGAACTCATGGGAGAgaagggtgagagagagaattttccAGATGGGTTGAGGGGAAGGAAGAATCATGAGAGGGAAGATGAAGATGTAGAAGAAGGGAGGAGTAATAAGCAGTCTGCGGTTTATGTGGAAGAGACTGAATTAACAGAACTGTTTGATAAGGTGTTGCTTTCCACTGAATCACTTTCTATGCTATGCGGTAACAATAACAATGAAGCAAGCAAGGCCTCACAGCCAAGTGGGCAGCCGCAAGGAGCTAATGGTGGGAAGAGTCGTTCTAAGAAACaggggaaaaagaaggaaacGGTTGATTTAAGGACTCTTTTGATTCTATGTGCACAAGCTGTCTCGGCAGGTGAGAATAGAACTGCAAATGAGTTACTGAAGCAGATTAGGCAGCACTCTTCCCCTTATGGTGATGGATCTCAGAGGTTGGCCCATTTCTTTGCCAATGGCCTCGAGGCACGCTTGGCTGGCACTGGAACCGGAACTAAAATGTTTTACGGGTCCTTCCTTTCCCATGGGATCTCAGTTACTGAAATACTGAAATCTTACAAAGTTAATCTTTCATCCTCCCCTTTTAAGAGGATGTCGCTATTCTTTGCTACCAAAATGATTCTTAAAGTAGCAGAGAAAGTAACAAGTCTTCATATTATAGACTTTGGTATCGGATACGGTTTCCATTGGCCACTTCTGATCCATAAGCTCTCAAAAAGAGATGGAGGACCTCCCAAGCTACGTATTACAGGGATCGAGTTTCCCCAACCTGGGTTCCGTCCTACAGAGCATATTGAGGAGACTGGTCATCGTTTGGCTAAGTATTGTGAACGATTTAATGTTCCATTTGAGTACCATGCTCTAGCATCACAGAACTGGGAGACTATCCAAATTGAGGAGCTCAAGATTGATAGGAATGAGATGATTGCTGTGAACTGTATGTACCGGTTTAAGAACCTACATGATGAGACAGTTGAAGAAACCAGTCCCCGAAATGCGGTTTTGAATTTAATCAGGAGGATGAATCCCAATATTTTTGTCCATACTATTGTTAATGGAGCATACAATGCCCCCTTCTTTGTCACACGGTTCCGAGAAGCACTCTACCACTTCTCTGCATTGTATGATATATTTGATGTTACTTTGCCCCGTGAGAACCAACAGAGGTTGTTGTTTGAGAGAGAGTTCCTTGGGAGGGAGGCTATGAATGTTTTAGCATGTGAGGGCTTAGAGAGGGTTGAGAGGCCTGAGACTTGCAAGCAATGGCAGCTCCGGACTATAAGGGCTGGTTTCAGGCTGCTCCCATTGGATCAAGAGCTGATGACCATGTTCAGGTCTAAGATGAAGGAATGGTACCACAAGGATTTTGTACTTGATGAAGACAACCACTGGATGCTTCAGGGATGGAAGGGCCGTATTGTCTATGCTTCCTCTTGTTGGGTGCCGAATTAGGATCCTTGTGCAGGATGTTTGTGAAAACTCATAATTGAGGGCGTAGCCGGGAAGGATACCATAGGTACTCaattttcaatgtttttctctcttttaaacGTGTCTATGTATGCTTATCTTCTTGAATTTTCTAATTGTGTTTTTATAATGTGATGATTCTGCTTAGGGATCTCAATTCTGTGGGTATCATGCTCCAGATTGCGAATGGTAAAGCGGCCTTTTTTGGGAAGAAGCATAGGGAATTTTCTTGATTGTATTGACTCACTAGTCATCAGATGTTTGTTACATTATCTTGACTCTT from Corylus avellana chromosome ca10, CavTom2PMs-1.0 includes:
- the LOC132164467 gene encoding scarecrow-like protein 34; the encoded protein is MDPTFSGLPDFINNVLVDDDPAFSPNSNQYPDLLNEYTFNLPSPDFSFLENSLLSPDLGHTDFAPPITVDPAAEPYAPSAGDSMSTPSVGTSPELYSSSDDSEFSETVLKYIGQILTEDNIEDKPCLFYDPLGLQVTEKSFYDALGQKYPPSPNLHQEEPTYTNLNLGSPGDVFSASSGGDYGTNSSSSASNSIDPQWVSDVGEYKSSFSQVVVPGDYVFQPNLQPANGSQFLANQSNSVTNVGDDMELLAQNIFSDSESVLQFRRGLEEASKFLPRGNQLVVDLGTSTVSPELKGEDQKVELMGEKGERENFPDGLRGRKNHEREDEDVEEGRSNKQSAVYVEETELTELFDKVLLSTESLSMLCGNNNNEASKASQPSGQPQGANGGKSRSKKQGKKKETVDLRTLLILCAQAVSAGENRTANELLKQIRQHSSPYGDGSQRLAHFFANGLEARLAGTGTGTKMFYGSFLSHGISVTEILKSYKVNLSSSPFKRMSLFFATKMILKVAEKVTSLHIIDFGIGYGFHWPLLIHKLSKRDGGPPKLRITGIEFPQPGFRPTEHIEETGHRLAKYCERFNVPFEYHALASQNWETIQIEELKIDRNEMIAVNCMYRFKNLHDETVEETSPRNAVLNLIRRMNPNIFVHTIVNGAYNAPFFVTRFREALYHFSALYDIFDVTLPRENQQRLLFEREFLGREAMNVLACEGLERVERPETCKQWQLRTIRAGFRLLPLDQELMTMFRSKMKEWYHKDFVLDEDNHWMLQGWKGRIVYASSCWVPN